One genomic region from Zalophus californianus isolate mZalCal1 chromosome 2, mZalCal1.pri.v2, whole genome shotgun sequence encodes:
- the LOC113925755 gene encoding uncharacterized protein LOC113925755 isoform X2, with amino-acid sequence MAAGTEEGRGRAGPGVKLRGRLREVGWAGAVEGWGVAAQPLLLERRLWLAAGPGQQGPRGLELAFARLSATTGGQSPSASASVLAAAAAAARSRRRRRRAQSPPTRLSERRRRRRQIFSPSLAAGRGACREMQSRVCGAGGRKEEEGSRRGGEERLESLDKK; translated from the coding sequence ATGGCTGCCGGCACCGAGGAGGGCcgcggccgggccgggccgggcgtgAAGCTGAGAGGAAGGCTGcgggaggtggggtgggcaggggcggTGGAAGGATGGGGGGTCGCCGCGCAGCCTCTGCTGCTAGAGAGAAGGCTGTGGCTGGCGGCCGGGCCGGGGCAGCAAGGTCCTCGGGGGCTCGAGTTGGCCTTCGCACGCCTCTCCGCAACGACCGGTGGACAGTCCCCTTCGGCCTCCGCCTCCGTCctcgccgccgctgccgccgccgcccgctcccgccgccgccgccgccgcgcacAAAGCCCCCCCACCCGGCTCTCggagcgccgccgccgccgccgccaaaTCTTCAGCCCCTCATTGGCCGCTGGCCGCGGCGCCTGCCGGGAAATGCAGTCCCGGGTTTGCGGCGCAGGGGGGCGAAAGGAGGAAGAGGGTAGTCGGCGGGGCGGAGAGGAGCGGCTGGAGAGTCTAGACAAGAAGTGA
- the LOC113925755 gene encoding uncharacterized protein LOC113925755 isoform X1: MIRRRVKNNNNNNNNKNRRQVKGWACEALEITYKRVPSSDDRERRTICVPPWLPSVRQLSESELPISHGSASGNRGSNFRPEPWGTVSLSASDVSPGCPPPTPVPPHNRKPWRHLSRCEEALTSLAATGPRTPSSCSHCGPGGLWVKRRTSAPTAARTPRDPEGSVPVTCLGPLLLTADLHFEGWEGISPRESSRKNERRKRESKFSVTL, from the exons ATGATACGAAGGAgggtaaaaaacaacaacaacaacaacaacaacaaaaacagaagacaGGTTAAAGGTTGGGCCTGTGAG GCGTTAGAGATAACCTACAAACGAGTGCCGAGTTCAGATGACCGGGAAAGAAGAACAATTTGTGTGCCTCCTTGGCTGCCTTCTGTCCGACAGCTGTCAGAGTCAGAGCTTCCTATTTCACATGGGTCTGCGTCTGGAAACCGTGGCAGCAATTTCAGACCTGAGCCGTGGGGGACAGTCTCTCTTTCAGCCTCGGATGTGAGTCCTGGAtgcccccccccgacccccgtcCCGCCCCACAATCGCAAGCCGTGGCGGCATCTCAGTCGCTGTGAGGAAGCGCTGACCTCCCTGGCAGCCACCGGGCCCCGCACGCCTTCTTCCTGCTCGCACTGCGGGCCCGGAGGCTTGTGGGTAAAGAGGAGGACGTCAGCGCCGACTGCGGCCCGGACCCCTAGGGACCCAGAGGGCTCGGTGCCCGTCACGTGCTTGGGCCCTCTGCTGCTCACTGCAGACCTTCACTTCGAGGGATGGGAGGGCATCAGTCCTCGAGAGAGCTCACGCAAGAATGAGCGGAGGAAACGGGAGTCAAAATTCTCTGTAACCCTCTAA